In the genome of Zobellia nedashkovskayae, the window TTTGCAACAGGAAGCTTCAAGAAAGCTCTATTTTTCAGTAGGTAGAACTATGCAAGTTGCACAAAGATTATACGAAGCAGGTCTTATTACTTATATGAGAACTGATAGCGTTAACCTTTCTAGTGAAGCTATTACGGCAACTAAAGATGCTATTATAGATAACTATGGTGAGAAATATAGCACCGTTCGTAAATTTAAAGGGAAAGCTAAAGGAGCGCAAGAAGCTCACGAGGCCATTAGACCCACGGAAATTACAAATCAGTCTCCATCGCTTGAGCGTGATCAATCCAAATTATATGAATTAATCTGGAAACGTACCATAGCATCGCAAATGAGTGATGCACAATTGGAGCGTACCAATGTTAAAATTCAAACAAGTACGCATTCAGAACAGTTTACCGCTAATGGAGAGGTCATCAAATTTGATGGTTTCTTAAAGGTGTATATGGAAGGGCTTGATGAAGAAGATACTGCTGAAGAACAAGAAGGTATGCTTCCGGCTATGAAGGTAGGTGAGGCATTACAGAATAATTATATTACAGCAACCGAACGTTTTTCAAGACCACCGTACCGCTTTACAGAAGCATCATTGGTTAAGAAGCTTGAAGAATTGGGTATTGGTAGACCGTCTACATATGCACCAACTATTTCTACTATTCAGAATAGAGGTTATGTAGAGAAGGGTACTATAGAAGGAACGGAAAGAGCTTATGTGCAATTACTTTTAGAAGAAGGAGCTGTACAAGTAAAAAATCTCTCTGAAATGGTAGGTTCCGATAAAGGTAAGCTTGTGCCTACTGATATAGGTATGATTGTAAATGACTTTTTAGTAAGTCACTTTGCTACTATTCTTGATTATAACTTTACGGCAAAAGTAGAAGGAGACTTTGATGAGATAGCCGAGGGAGAAGAAGATTGGCAAAAAGTGATGAAAGATTTCTATAAAGACTTTCATCCTAACGTACTAGATGTTCAAGAAAATGCTGAGCGTGCTAGTGGAGAACGTATTTTAGGTGAAGATCCTAAATCAGGCCGTCAGGTATCCGTTAGATTGGGTCGTTTTGGACCTATGGTTCAGATGGGTACTGTTGATGACGAAGAAAAACCAAAGTTTGCAAGTCTATTGCCTGAACAATCATTGGCCAGTATTACTTATGATGAGGCTATGGAACTTTTTAAGCTTCCAAGAAAGTTAGGGGTTTATGAAGGGGAGGAGATAGAAGCTAATGTAGGTAGGTTTGGACCTTATGTACGTTTTGGTAAGAAATTTGTCTCATTAGAGAAAGGTGAAAGTGCCTTTGATGTAGATTTTGATCGTGCGGTTGAGTTAATAAAGGAAAAACAAAAGGCAGATGCACCTATATACACCTATGAGGATAAAGAAGTAACTAAAGGTACCGGTAGATTTGGACCGTTCATTAAATGGGATGGTATGTTCATTAATGTTAATAAGAAATATGATTTCGATAATCTTTCGAACGATGATCTTATTGAGTTAATTGAGGCTAAAAAGCAGAAAGAGATTGATAAAGTTGTTCAGAACTGGCCAGATGAAGGTATTCGTATCGAAAAAGCTAGGTGGGGCCGTCACAATAT includes:
- the topA gene encoding type I DNA topoisomerase, which gives rise to MAKNLVIVESPAKAKTIEKFLGKDFKVESSFGHIADLPSKELGVDVENNFEPKYIVDTDKKALVKKLGDLAKKAETIWLASDEDREGEAISWHLAETLKLDKSKTKRIVFNSITKSAIQKAIENPREINYNLVNAQQARRVLDRLVGYELSPVLWKKIKPGLSAGRVQSVAVRLIVERERDIEGFTAEASFRISAVFKTLEGSVFTAKLNKTFPSQKEAQAFLDKNIGADFSVGNLDKKPAKKSPSAPFTTSTLQQEASRKLYFSVGRTMQVAQRLYEAGLITYMRTDSVNLSSEAITATKDAIIDNYGEKYSTVRKFKGKAKGAQEAHEAIRPTEITNQSPSLERDQSKLYELIWKRTIASQMSDAQLERTNVKIQTSTHSEQFTANGEVIKFDGFLKVYMEGLDEEDTAEEQEGMLPAMKVGEALQNNYITATERFSRPPYRFTEASLVKKLEELGIGRPSTYAPTISTIQNRGYVEKGTIEGTERAYVQLLLEEGAVQVKNLSEMVGSDKGKLVPTDIGMIVNDFLVSHFATILDYNFTAKVEGDFDEIAEGEEDWQKVMKDFYKDFHPNVLDVQENAERASGERILGEDPKSGRQVSVRLGRFGPMVQMGTVDDEEKPKFASLLPEQSLASITYDEAMELFKLPRKLGVYEGEEIEANVGRFGPYVRFGKKFVSLEKGESAFDVDFDRAVELIKEKQKADAPIYTYEDKEVTKGTGRFGPFIKWDGMFINVNKKYDFDNLSNDDLIELIEAKKQKEIDKVVQNWPDEGIRIEKARWGRHNILKGKIKVEIAKSVDATKISLDEAKKLIEQKTPKKKTKAKAKPKAKAKPKAKK